In a single window of the Salmo trutta chromosome 21, fSalTru1.1, whole genome shotgun sequence genome:
- the si:rp71-1g18.1 gene encoding zinc finger protein 37 homolog isoform X1 — protein sequence MSVSDDVNFETQIASVLDSLAKVAVVEITKLFESRFLASGTTILIEGRREQNETLQTVDAVKKSGKKCLRSIGVQVDEEITTSSELHENPKQCLSLEGGSGSLNGSSEEEGPAHRIPPLKANQPAELKCSVLEEKVVEMVEGSSLEPKSSTTTEPEEEQVIYSATVDPIHLYVPVQSSPTKQKPQPLKTETENGINIECETKVICQMVPKAEEEDLTRQPTCKEKPTQVEPQQASYSTAKGTAYSPSSSDGALAPVQAKSKLKFMDITNPPSAIMKKKVHFKLDQTKKKKVDFKLDQTKKKKVDFKLDQTKKKKVDLKLDQTKKMKVDFKLDQTKKKKVDFKLDQTKKKKVDFKLDQTKKKKKKVDFKLDQTKKKKVDFKLDQTSLEQKLTRPCSVQLVNLLLVPGGKNSGGKKANGSNCNGNKRFPMPKDLKTHQGLHTGRRLCCFTQCGNGVWRLQGVLSSSRAHGCKICGKRFKRRKILRRHERFHTGEKPYSCSQCSKTFALRKSLRRHERFHTGQRPHSCPQCGKSFRLRDNLKAHLRFHTGERPFTCSFCSKSFRIFRNLEKHSIDHLGATAK from the exons ATGTCTGTTTCCGACGATGTGAATTTTGAAACCCAGATTGCGTCTGTTTTGGATTCACTTGCAAAGGTGGCCGTCGTGGAAATAACGAAACTGTTCGAGAGTCGCTTCCTTGCTTCGGGAACCACTATTCTCATTGAAGGGCGGAGGGAACAAAATGAAACCCTGCAAACAGTGGACGCTGTAAAAAAGTCTGGCAAAAAATGTCTTCGCAGTATCGGAGTTCAAGTGGATGAGGAGATAACAACGTCCTCAGAGCTACATGAAA ACCCAAAACAGTGCTTGTCCTTGGAGGGGGGCAGTGGTTCTTTGAATGggagcagtgaggaggagggtcCTGCACATCGTATCCCCCCGCTGAAGGCTAATCAGCCTGCTGAACTCAAGTGCTCTGTTCTAGAAGAGAAG GTTGTGGAGATGGTGGAGGGGAGCAGTCTGGAACCAAAATCTTCAACAACCACTGAGCCAGAAGAAGAACAAGTGATCTATTCTG CCACTGTGGATCCAATCCACCTCTATGTTCCTGTTCAAAGCTCCCCAACTAAGCAGAAACCCCAGCCCCTCAAGACAGAAACCGAGAATGGAATCAACATAGAATGCGAGACTAAAGTCATCTGCCAAATGGTCCCAAAGGCAGAGGAGGAGGACCTAACACGACAGCCTACATGTAAAGAAAAGCCTACCCAGGTGGAGCCCCAGCAGGCCAGTTACAGCACCGCCAAAGGGACAGCCTACAGCCCGTCCTCCTCAGATGGGGCTTTGGCTCCTGTACAGGCTAAGAGTAAGTTGAAATTTATGGATATAACGAACCCTCCCTCTGCTATAATGAAGAAAAAGGTCCATTTCAAGCTGGACCAGACAAAGAAGAAGAAGGTGGACTTCAAGCTGGACCAGACAAAGAAGAAGAAGGTGGACTTCAAGCTGGACCAGACAAAGAAGAAGAAGGTGGACTTAAAGCTGGACCAGACAAAGAAGATGAAGGTGGACTTCAAGCTGGACCAGACAAAGAAGAAGAAGGTGGACTTCAAGCTGGACCAAACAAAGAAGAAGAAGGTGGACTTCAAGCTGGACCagacaaagaagaagaagaagaaggtggACTTCAAGCTGGACCAGACAAAGAAGAAGAAGGTGGACTTCAAGCTGGACCAGACCTCCTTGGAGCAGAAGTTGACGAGGCCTTGCTCTGTCCAGCTGGTTAACCTGCTTTTGGTGCCCGGAGGAAAGAACTCTGGAGGGAAGAAGGCTAATGGTAGCAACTGTAACGGCAACAAGAGGTTCCCCATGCCGAAGGACCTCAAGACCCACCAAGGCCTCCACACGGGCCGACGCCTCTGCTGCTTCACTCAGTGTGGGAACGGTGTCTGGCGGCTGCAAGGGGTCCTCTCCTCAAGCCGCGCCCATGGCTGCAAGATCTGTGGGAAGCGCTTCAAGCGCAGGAAGATCCTGAGGAGGCACGAGCGCTTCCACACCGGTGAGAAGCCCTACTCCTGCTCCCAGTGCTCCAAAACGTTCGCCCTGCGGAAAAGCCTCCGCAGGCACGAACGGTTCCATACAGGGCAGAGACCTcacagctgcccccagtgtgggaagagctttcgTCTCAGGGACAATCTGAAGGCTCATCTGCGCTTTCACACTGGTGAGAGACCTTTCACCTGCTCCTTCTGCTCCAAGAGCTTCAGAATCTTCCGGAATCTTGAGAAACACAGCATTGATCACTTGGGAGCGACAGCGAAATAG
- the si:rp71-1g18.1 gene encoding zinc finger protein 37 homolog isoform X2, which produces MVEGSSLEPKSSTTTEPEEEQVIYSATVDPIHLYVPVQSSPTKQKPQPLKTETENGINIECETKVICQMVPKAEEEDLTRQPTCKEKPTQVEPQQASYSTAKGTAYSPSSSDGALAPVQAKSKLKFMDITNPPSAIMKKKVHFKLDQTKKKKVDFKLDQTKKKKVDFKLDQTKKKKVDLKLDQTKKMKVDFKLDQTKKKKVDFKLDQTKKKKVDFKLDQTKKKKKKVDFKLDQTKKKKVDFKLDQTSLEQKLTRPCSVQLVNLLLVPGGKNSGGKKANGSNCNGNKRFPMPKDLKTHQGLHTGRRLCCFTQCGNGVWRLQGVLSSSRAHGCKICGKRFKRRKILRRHERFHTGEKPYSCSQCSKTFALRKSLRRHERFHTGQRPHSCPQCGKSFRLRDNLKAHLRFHTGERPFTCSFCSKSFRIFRNLEKHSIDHLGATAK; this is translated from the exons ATGGTGGAGGGGAGCAGTCTGGAACCAAAATCTTCAACAACCACTGAGCCAGAAGAAGAACAAGTGATCTATTCTG CCACTGTGGATCCAATCCACCTCTATGTTCCTGTTCAAAGCTCCCCAACTAAGCAGAAACCCCAGCCCCTCAAGACAGAAACCGAGAATGGAATCAACATAGAATGCGAGACTAAAGTCATCTGCCAAATGGTCCCAAAGGCAGAGGAGGAGGACCTAACACGACAGCCTACATGTAAAGAAAAGCCTACCCAGGTGGAGCCCCAGCAGGCCAGTTACAGCACCGCCAAAGGGACAGCCTACAGCCCGTCCTCCTCAGATGGGGCTTTGGCTCCTGTACAGGCTAAGAGTAAGTTGAAATTTATGGATATAACGAACCCTCCCTCTGCTATAATGAAGAAAAAGGTCCATTTCAAGCTGGACCAGACAAAGAAGAAGAAGGTGGACTTCAAGCTGGACCAGACAAAGAAGAAGAAGGTGGACTTCAAGCTGGACCAGACAAAGAAGAAGAAGGTGGACTTAAAGCTGGACCAGACAAAGAAGATGAAGGTGGACTTCAAGCTGGACCAGACAAAGAAGAAGAAGGTGGACTTCAAGCTGGACCAAACAAAGAAGAAGAAGGTGGACTTCAAGCTGGACCagacaaagaagaagaagaagaaggtggACTTCAAGCTGGACCAGACAAAGAAGAAGAAGGTGGACTTCAAGCTGGACCAGACCTCCTTGGAGCAGAAGTTGACGAGGCCTTGCTCTGTCCAGCTGGTTAACCTGCTTTTGGTGCCCGGAGGAAAGAACTCTGGAGGGAAGAAGGCTAATGGTAGCAACTGTAACGGCAACAAGAGGTTCCCCATGCCGAAGGACCTCAAGACCCACCAAGGCCTCCACACGGGCCGACGCCTCTGCTGCTTCACTCAGTGTGGGAACGGTGTCTGGCGGCTGCAAGGGGTCCTCTCCTCAAGCCGCGCCCATGGCTGCAAGATCTGTGGGAAGCGCTTCAAGCGCAGGAAGATCCTGAGGAGGCACGAGCGCTTCCACACCGGTGAGAAGCCCTACTCCTGCTCCCAGTGCTCCAAAACGTTCGCCCTGCGGAAAAGCCTCCGCAGGCACGAACGGTTCCATACAGGGCAGAGACCTcacagctgcccccagtgtgggaagagctttcgTCTCAGGGACAATCTGAAGGCTCATCTGCGCTTTCACACTGGTGAGAGACCTTTCACCTGCTCCTTCTGCTCCAAGAGCTTCAGAATCTTCCGGAATCTTGAGAAACACAGCATTGATCACTTGGGAGCGACAGCGAAATAG